Proteins encoded within one genomic window of Dermatophilus congolensis:
- a CDS encoding YdhK family protein, with the protein MNARAIAAAFALTLSFSALAACQGNNSSSGHIPQNPAGSPKPSTQVAPPSSTQTMPSSHAYPTNGGPAPSGIATASSARYKVGDTVKLNADHLPSMKGATATIKGAYKTTAYEVDFTPSNGRTPIHEHKWVVHEELKNPGTAPLAKGTSITINTEHLPGMKGAKGSVDEAKNTTVYMVDYQGPDGTKFTNHKWVIEEEITPAK; encoded by the coding sequence ATGAATGCACGGGCAATCGCCGCAGCCTTCGCGCTCACCCTCTCTTTCAGCGCCCTGGCAGCCTGCCAAGGAAACAACTCCTCCTCCGGACACATCCCACAAAACCCAGCAGGCTCACCAAAACCATCCACCCAAGTTGCTCCGCCCTCCTCCACACAAACCATGCCCAGCTCGCATGCCTACCCCACCAACGGCGGCCCCGCCCCCTCCGGCATCGCCACCGCCTCAAGCGCCCGCTACAAAGTCGGCGACACCGTCAAACTCAACGCCGATCACCTACCCAGCATGAAAGGCGCAACCGCAACGATTAAAGGCGCCTACAAAACCACCGCCTACGAAGTTGACTTCACCCCCTCCAACGGGCGCACCCCCATCCACGAACACAAGTGGGTTGTCCATGAAGAGCTCAAAAACCCCGGCACAGCACCACTGGCCAAAGGCACCTCAATCACCATCAACACCGAGCACTTGCCTGGCATGAAGGGAGCCAAAGGCTCCGTCGATGAAGCCAAAAACACCACCGTTTACATGGTCGACTACCAAGGCCCTGACGGCACAAAATTCACCAACCACAAATGGGTCATCGAAGAAGAGATCACGCCAGCCAAATAA
- a CDS encoding NAD-dependent succinate-semialdehyde dehydrogenase, with amino-acid sequence MGYATTNPYTGEVLKKFETASEAEVEAAVTKADKAFQVWRKKSIEERGKVLTKAAAILRENRRKFAQTLTLEMGKLIAEAEAEIDLCIGMLEYYVQFGAEQLAPRFLSAKGFGDQDVMLVNEPLGVLYAVEPWNFPYYQVVRIAAPQFTAGNSIVLKHASNVPQSALKMEKLFADAGVPEGLLVNVFASHEAAEQILADPRVRGVALTGSEGAGAAVAAIAAKHLKKSTLELGGADAYIVLEDAEIDKAVKWAVFGRHWNAGQVCCSAKRLIVMDSVYEEFLAKYKEGVKALVAGDPMDPNTSLAPLMSQTAVDDLVQMVEEARLEGVTVEEVGEKVPEQGAFFQPTILTEIEVGSKTSMREFFGPVSQIYRAKDEDDAVRIANSSPFGLGGSVITQDIARAQKIARRLDTGMVYINQPTGAKPDIPFGGTKRSGYGRELTELGLHEFVNQKIVVVTDIDGSF; translated from the coding sequence ATGGGTTACGCAACCACCAATCCGTACACCGGTGAAGTCCTGAAGAAGTTCGAGACTGCCAGCGAGGCCGAGGTTGAGGCAGCTGTAACAAAAGCTGACAAGGCGTTCCAGGTCTGGCGTAAGAAAAGCATTGAGGAACGCGGAAAGGTGCTGACTAAGGCTGCTGCGATCTTGCGTGAGAACCGTCGCAAGTTCGCCCAGACTCTTACGTTAGAGATGGGCAAGCTGATCGCTGAAGCCGAGGCCGAGATTGATCTGTGTATCGGCATGCTGGAGTACTACGTGCAGTTTGGTGCTGAACAGCTTGCGCCACGGTTCTTGTCAGCAAAGGGTTTTGGGGACCAGGACGTCATGCTGGTCAACGAGCCGCTGGGTGTTTTGTATGCGGTGGAGCCGTGGAACTTCCCGTATTACCAAGTGGTCAGGATCGCTGCGCCACAGTTCACGGCAGGGAACTCGATCGTGCTGAAGCATGCTTCGAATGTGCCGCAGTCGGCGTTGAAGATGGAGAAGCTGTTCGCTGACGCCGGGGTGCCTGAAGGGCTTTTGGTGAATGTGTTCGCTTCGCATGAAGCCGCTGAGCAGATCCTCGCTGATCCGCGGGTGCGTGGCGTGGCCCTGACTGGTTCGGAGGGAGCTGGGGCTGCGGTGGCAGCGATTGCTGCTAAGCATCTTAAAAAGTCCACGCTTGAGTTGGGTGGGGCGGACGCCTACATCGTGCTGGAAGACGCTGAAATTGATAAAGCGGTCAAGTGGGCAGTGTTTGGGCGGCACTGGAACGCTGGTCAGGTGTGCTGTTCGGCCAAACGTCTCATCGTGATGGACAGCGTGTATGAGGAGTTTCTCGCCAAGTACAAGGAGGGTGTCAAAGCCCTAGTGGCAGGTGACCCGATGGACCCGAATACTTCGCTGGCGCCGTTGATGTCCCAGACGGCTGTTGATGATTTGGTCCAGATGGTTGAAGAGGCTCGTCTGGAGGGCGTGACGGTTGAGGAGGTCGGTGAGAAAGTGCCCGAGCAAGGCGCGTTCTTCCAGCCGACGATTCTCACCGAGATTGAGGTTGGTTCCAAGACCAGCATGCGGGAGTTCTTTGGTCCGGTCTCGCAGATCTATCGCGCCAAAGACGAAGATGATGCGGTGCGTATCGCCAACTCTTCACCGTTTGGGCTGGGTGGTTCAGTGATTACGCAGGATATTGCGCGTGCGCAGAAGATCGCGCGTCGCTTGGACACGGGCATGGTGTACATCAACCAGCCCACTGGTGCTAAGCCGGATATCCCCTTCGGTGGGACGAAGCGTTCTGGTTACGGCCGTGAGCTGACCGAGTTGGGTCTGCATGAGTTTGTTAACCAGAAGATCGTGGTGGTTACCGATATTGATGGCAGTTTCTAA
- a CDS encoding alcohol dehydrogenase catalytic domain-containing protein, producing MTTTAPASTHRDTTAEHGRSMLAERFNANTGNITIEELPIPTPGPGQVRIKVAYCGICHSDLSLINGNFPVRTPIITQGHEVSGYIDALGPGVTGWSIGDPVIPSAGRACLTCRKCRRGNFPDCLAVQLMAFDFDGGWAEYVVVNAVGLTRVPEGVPMDQAAILADAVSTPFAAVMRSGQVHLGNAVGIWGLGGVGTHLLQLAKLAGGIPIIAVDLDEATLARARRLGADYTFRADDPHLIDKIEDATHGRMIDVAFDAVGITATCTQAAKALDTGGKLVVVGLSGQDLNLGTITNFALGRKQVIGHLGYKVQDIAMLAEMLRHKRLDLSESISAVVPLTEVQRGIDMLESREGNPIRILVQP from the coding sequence ATGACGACCACCGCACCAGCATCCACCCACCGTGACACCACCGCAGAACACGGCAGATCCATGCTCGCCGAACGGTTCAACGCCAACACCGGCAACATCACCATCGAAGAACTACCCATCCCCACACCCGGACCTGGCCAAGTGCGCATCAAAGTTGCCTACTGCGGCATCTGCCACTCCGACCTATCCCTCATCAACGGCAACTTCCCCGTCCGCACCCCCATCATCACCCAAGGCCACGAAGTCAGCGGATATATCGACGCTCTCGGCCCCGGCGTCACCGGCTGGTCAATCGGCGACCCCGTCATCCCCTCCGCAGGCAGAGCCTGTCTCACCTGCCGCAAATGCCGCCGCGGCAACTTCCCGGACTGCCTGGCCGTACAGCTGATGGCATTCGACTTCGACGGCGGATGGGCCGAATACGTCGTCGTCAACGCTGTGGGCCTTACCCGCGTGCCAGAAGGTGTCCCCATGGATCAGGCCGCCATCCTCGCCGACGCCGTCTCCACGCCTTTCGCCGCTGTCATGCGAAGCGGCCAAGTACACCTCGGCAACGCCGTCGGCATCTGGGGACTTGGCGGAGTCGGCACCCACCTACTACAACTGGCCAAACTCGCCGGAGGCATCCCCATCATCGCAGTTGACCTCGATGAAGCCACCCTCGCGCGTGCCCGCCGCCTCGGCGCCGACTACACCTTCCGCGCAGATGACCCGCACCTCATCGACAAAATCGAAGATGCCACCCACGGTCGCATGATCGACGTGGCCTTCGACGCCGTCGGCATCACCGCAACCTGCACCCAAGCCGCCAAAGCACTCGACACAGGCGGGAAACTCGTCGTCGTGGGGTTAAGCGGACAGGACCTCAACCTCGGCACCATCACCAACTTCGCCCTGGGACGCAAACAGGTCATTGGGCACCTGGGCTACAAAGTGCAAGACATCGCCATGCTCGCCGAAATGCTTCGACACAAACGCCTCGACTTGTCCGAATCCATCTCTGCAGTCGTACCGCTGACCGAAGTACAACGCGGCATAGACATGCTCGAAAGCCGTGAAGGAAACCCTATCCGCATCCTCGTTCAACCCTGA
- a CDS encoding magnesium and cobalt transport protein CorA: MTLVIVNQAYYRGGHKVDCEDPSTELRRLRTRTATPIDKPEETFDDTTEEHGNNEFVWIGLKDPTVEEFSAISQELGLHPLAIEDALTAGERPKIDVFDDATVLVLRTLRYIDATSDVETGQLILFIGKDFVLTVRYGEVNELIGVRTALERLPQRMSLGPMAVVHGVLDRVVDNYMTIDTELAEDVNNVEELVFSSDGRADVTDIYRLKREVLEYKRASSPLVMPLHRLIRGSTGIILPPRLQPFFKDVEDHLLQVTEQVDGYDSQLSDLLSAHLSQVSLQQNEDQRKISAWAAIAVLPTLISSIYGMNYDNMPELHWQYGYYVTLAAIASTCIVLFIMFKRSGWL, encoded by the coding sequence ATGACGCTCGTGATCGTGAACCAGGCCTACTACCGCGGAGGACACAAAGTCGACTGCGAAGACCCCAGCACCGAACTGCGCCGACTACGAACCCGAACCGCCACACCAATCGACAAGCCCGAAGAAACCTTCGACGACACCACTGAAGAACACGGCAATAACGAGTTCGTATGGATCGGGCTGAAAGACCCGACAGTCGAAGAGTTCTCCGCAATCTCCCAAGAACTCGGCCTGCACCCGCTGGCCATCGAAGACGCACTCACCGCCGGAGAACGACCCAAGATTGATGTCTTCGACGACGCCACAGTCTTGGTATTACGGACCCTGCGATACATCGATGCCACCAGCGATGTAGAAACTGGCCAGCTGATTCTGTTCATCGGCAAAGACTTTGTTCTGACGGTGCGTTACGGGGAAGTAAATGAACTCATCGGTGTACGAACAGCGCTGGAACGTCTACCTCAGCGGATGTCTCTAGGCCCCATGGCTGTAGTACACGGCGTGCTTGACCGAGTGGTGGACAACTACATGACAATTGATACAGAGCTGGCCGAAGACGTTAATAACGTTGAAGAACTCGTGTTTTCTTCCGATGGGCGAGCCGACGTCACTGACATTTACCGCCTCAAACGCGAAGTACTGGAATACAAACGCGCCAGTAGCCCGCTAGTAATGCCACTACATCGACTTATCCGAGGCTCAACTGGGATCATACTCCCCCCGCGGTTACAGCCGTTTTTTAAAGACGTCGAAGATCACCTGCTGCAAGTAACCGAACAGGTCGACGGTTACGACAGTCAGCTATCAGACCTATTGTCTGCACATTTATCGCAAGTCTCTCTGCAACAAAACGAAGACCAACGCAAGATCTCAGCATGGGCAGCAATAGCAGTGCTCCCCACCCTGATTTCAAGTATCTACGGCATGAATTACGACAACATGCCCGAACTTCACTGGCAGTACGGCTATTACGTAACACTCGCAGCGATCGCATCTACCTGCATAGTTCTGTTCATCATGTTCAAACGATCCGGCTGGCTATAA
- a CDS encoding catalase, whose protein sequence is MFDDNAPTKKPRKNSAPTVEEPTTPVAPPAPNPDQNAPETVTATGTPTGADTTARAQSGSYLTTQTGARLRDTDHSLKAGPHGPLLVQDQHFREKISHFDHERIPERAVHARGAAAHGIFESYGTAEKITTAKFLATDAKTPVFVRFSTVLGSRGSADSVRDTRGFATKFYTEEGNFDLVGNNMPIFFIQDAIKFPDLIHAGKPHPDREIPQAQSAHDTFWDFVSLHTEAQAHTIWNMSDRGIPLSYRTMEGFGIHTFRLTNAEGKTCLVKWHWKPTAGVHSQLWEEAQLTQGNDPDFHRRDLADAIEAGAFPQWELGVQVMPDTEEEMFEGIDLLDPTKFIPEELCPIQPLGKMTLNANPTNYFAETEQVMFNPGHLVPGIDVTNDPLLQGRLFSYQDTQLTRLGGPNFTQIPINRPHCPVNDMLRDGFHQHGVHTGQAPYRPNSIDAGNPAHTPEAEHPFIEVPTSVHGPKVRELSASFDDHFTQARLFYRSLTPIEQQHLTQAYTFELSKCFETPIRERQLAHLALIDTGLAEHVAAGLGMDVPDPTKADVKDMKPSPALRQINEKSYPVTGRKIGIVADDDADLTAVKEAVHAVHESGMTPFVLAGHGGTLGKDITVDRALLATRSIEFDAVLLVSSIPPAQPQTSPEKTNLTTDPKLSLLLEEMYRHCKAVAYLPSGEAALTAADIDTSSPGIVASNNAAEAITELAGLLAQHRVWERFPAQA, encoded by the coding sequence ATGTTCGACGACAACGCGCCCACAAAAAAACCCCGCAAAAACTCTGCACCCACCGTAGAAGAACCAACAACCCCAGTTGCTCCCCCAGCTCCCAACCCCGACCAAAACGCCCCCGAAACAGTCACCGCAACCGGCACCCCCACTGGCGCCGATACCACCGCACGCGCCCAATCAGGCTCATACCTGACCACCCAGACCGGCGCCCGCCTACGCGACACCGACCACAGCCTCAAAGCCGGCCCCCACGGCCCTCTCCTGGTCCAAGACCAACACTTCCGCGAAAAAATCAGCCACTTCGACCACGAACGCATTCCTGAGCGAGCGGTCCACGCCCGCGGCGCAGCCGCCCACGGCATCTTCGAGTCTTACGGCACGGCTGAGAAGATCACGACGGCGAAATTCCTGGCCACAGATGCGAAAACTCCCGTATTCGTCAGATTCTCCACAGTGCTTGGCTCCCGCGGATCAGCAGACTCTGTCCGCGACACCCGCGGATTCGCAACGAAGTTCTACACCGAAGAGGGAAATTTCGACCTCGTCGGCAACAACATGCCCATCTTCTTCATCCAAGACGCAATTAAATTCCCCGACCTCATCCACGCAGGAAAACCACACCCAGACCGAGAAATCCCCCAAGCACAAAGCGCACACGACACGTTCTGGGACTTCGTCTCCCTGCACACCGAAGCACAAGCCCACACCATCTGGAACATGAGCGACCGTGGCATCCCACTGTCGTACCGCACGATGGAAGGCTTCGGTATCCACACCTTCCGGCTCACCAACGCAGAAGGCAAAACCTGCCTAGTCAAATGGCACTGGAAACCCACTGCTGGCGTCCACTCACAACTGTGGGAAGAAGCCCAACTCACCCAAGGTAACGACCCTGACTTTCACCGCCGCGACCTCGCCGATGCAATCGAAGCAGGCGCATTCCCGCAGTGGGAGCTCGGTGTACAAGTGATGCCCGACACCGAAGAGGAAATGTTCGAAGGCATCGACCTGCTGGATCCAACAAAGTTCATTCCCGAAGAGCTATGCCCCATCCAGCCACTAGGGAAAATGACCCTCAACGCCAACCCCACGAACTACTTCGCCGAAACCGAACAAGTCATGTTCAACCCCGGCCACCTCGTTCCTGGAATCGACGTAACCAACGACCCACTGCTGCAAGGTCGTCTCTTCAGCTATCAAGACACCCAGCTCACCCGGCTCGGTGGCCCCAACTTCACCCAGATACCGATCAACCGACCGCACTGCCCCGTCAACGACATGCTGCGCGATGGGTTCCACCAACACGGCGTCCACACTGGACAAGCCCCCTACCGCCCCAACTCCATTGACGCAGGAAATCCCGCCCACACCCCCGAGGCAGAACACCCCTTCATCGAAGTACCCACCAGTGTCCACGGACCCAAAGTACGTGAGCTGTCGGCCTCTTTCGATGACCACTTCACCCAAGCTCGCCTGTTCTACCGGAGCCTGACACCCATCGAACAGCAACACCTCACCCAGGCATACACATTCGAGCTCAGCAAATGCTTCGAAACACCTATTCGCGAACGTCAGCTAGCTCATCTAGCCCTCATCGATACAGGACTAGCCGAACACGTCGCCGCCGGACTAGGCATGGACGTGCCTGACCCCACAAAAGCCGACGTCAAAGACATGAAGCCCAGCCCGGCACTACGGCAGATCAACGAAAAGAGTTACCCGGTCACAGGCCGCAAAATCGGCATCGTCGCAGATGATGACGCCGACCTAACCGCAGTCAAAGAAGCGGTCCACGCAGTACACGAAAGCGGAATGACGCCATTTGTCCTGGCTGGCCACGGCGGCACCCTCGGTAAAGACATCACCGTGGACCGCGCTCTACTGGCCACCCGATCAATCGAGTTCGACGCTGTACTGCTGGTGTCCAGCATCCCTCCCGCGCAACCTCAGACCAGTCCAGAAAAAACGAACCTAACCACCGACCCGAAACTGAGTCTGCTGTTGGAAGAGATGTACCGCCATTGCAAGGCAGTGGCCTATCTGCCCAGCGGTGAAGCAGCTCTTACCGCAGCTGACATCGACACCTCTTCACCAGGGATCGTGGCCAGTAACAACGCTGCCGAAGCCATCACCGAACTAGCTGGCCTGCTCGCTCAACACCGCGTCTGGGAACGATTCCCCGCTCAGGCCTAA
- the nhaA gene encoding Na+/H+ antiporter NhaA, with the protein MTVNTAIPVPGTLEDGVPGSLVGKDPRNLAVAFKNERSCSVPETPAAPASALTRIRDWVTRDTSAGILLIVAAALALIWANSPLRSSYHSLAEFTIGPESLHLNLSLAAWAADGLLAIFFFTVGLELKQEFVTGSLRSPAQAALPMLAAVGGMVVPAVLFFLAVTNLGQPAAAGGWAIPTATDIAFAVGVLALFGRGLPSGLRLFLLTLAVVDDLLAIIVIALFYTAEIHAMWLAVAALAIIAFALVVRSRRPQWWLMIPFAVIAWASMHASGIHATIAGVLLGFMVPALRVHGEHHARTHHYNAILNPFANGLILPIFAFFSAGVPLVEGGGPGAVLGQPVVIGVAAGLVIGKFIGVLGTTWIFTAFTPLALPSGLAMRHMIPVGFLTGIGFTVSLLIAELSFPAGTPLADGARIAVLLGTLAAAVLAGISLRIMARAMHAKAPAEGTPEINRVTDDPDNED; encoded by the coding sequence GTGACCGTTAACACAGCTATACCCGTTCCCGGTACTCTGGAAGACGGTGTGCCGGGAAGTCTGGTCGGCAAGGACCCCCGCAACCTGGCGGTGGCCTTCAAAAACGAACGGAGCTGCTCTGTGCCCGAAACCCCCGCCGCGCCTGCGAGCGCCCTTACCCGCATCCGCGATTGGGTCACCCGAGACACTAGCGCTGGCATTCTCCTTATCGTTGCCGCAGCACTAGCACTCATATGGGCTAACAGCCCACTGCGCAGCAGCTATCACTCTCTGGCCGAGTTCACCATTGGTCCTGAGTCGCTGCATCTGAACCTTTCCCTGGCCGCGTGGGCTGCCGATGGCTTACTGGCCATCTTCTTTTTCACTGTGGGGCTAGAGCTCAAACAGGAATTCGTCACAGGCTCACTGCGCTCCCCCGCTCAAGCTGCACTTCCCATGCTCGCTGCCGTTGGTGGCATGGTTGTGCCAGCTGTGCTGTTCTTCCTCGCTGTCACCAACCTGGGGCAACCAGCTGCAGCCGGCGGCTGGGCCATCCCCACAGCTACCGACATCGCATTTGCTGTCGGAGTGCTTGCCCTGTTTGGTCGCGGTTTGCCATCCGGGCTGCGTCTATTCCTGCTCACACTCGCCGTGGTTGATGACCTGCTAGCCATCATCGTTATCGCGTTGTTCTACACCGCAGAAATTCACGCGATGTGGCTGGCCGTTGCCGCACTGGCGATCATCGCATTCGCTCTAGTTGTGCGTTCTCGCCGTCCGCAATGGTGGTTGATGATCCCCTTCGCTGTGATCGCGTGGGCCTCAATGCACGCTTCAGGTATTCACGCGACCATCGCTGGCGTTCTTCTCGGTTTCATGGTTCCGGCGTTGCGAGTACACGGTGAACACCACGCCCGTACTCACCACTACAACGCAATACTGAACCCCTTCGCCAACGGTTTGATCCTGCCGATCTTCGCGTTCTTCTCCGCTGGCGTGCCCCTCGTCGAAGGAGGCGGCCCCGGCGCAGTGCTTGGACAGCCCGTCGTCATCGGCGTAGCCGCCGGTCTAGTCATCGGGAAGTTCATCGGCGTGTTGGGAACCACCTGGATCTTCACAGCCTTCACCCCCCTGGCTTTGCCCAGCGGTCTAGCTATGCGGCACATGATCCCCGTCGGCTTCCTCACCGGCATCGGATTCACCGTCTCCTTGCTCATCGCCGAACTGTCCTTCCCTGCTGGAACGCCACTGGCCGACGGTGCCCGCATCGCTGTGCTCCTTGGCACCCTCGCCGCTGCCGTACTAGCAGGGATATCCCTACGCATCATGGCCCGAGCAATGCACGCCAAAGCTCCTGCCGAAGGCACCCCAGAAATCAACCGCGTCACTGACGACCCCGACAACGAAGACTGA
- a CDS encoding pyridoxamine 5'-phosphate oxidase family protein, translated as MSDSSVCLTDAQCWDLLASVEFGRLGYSRQGRVEVVPVNYVAQRLGVDEGRLLFRTAAGGKLMGACAGDVVFEVDEVGEERAWSVMVRGRARELGEREAREVEDLPLRPWFAGEKAHVVVIVPQEVSGRSFVLQRPWRRMKPAQVVPPRNPWG; from the coding sequence GTGAGTGATTCCTCGGTATGTCTCACGGATGCGCAGTGTTGGGATTTGTTGGCTTCAGTTGAGTTTGGCCGGTTGGGGTATTCCCGTCAGGGGCGGGTGGAGGTGGTGCCGGTGAACTATGTGGCACAGCGGTTAGGGGTTGATGAGGGGAGGTTGTTGTTTCGTACTGCGGCTGGGGGCAAGTTGATGGGAGCGTGTGCCGGTGATGTGGTTTTTGAGGTTGATGAGGTGGGGGAGGAGCGCGCCTGGAGTGTGATGGTGCGTGGGCGGGCTCGTGAGCTGGGTGAGCGTGAGGCCCGTGAGGTGGAGGATTTGCCGTTGCGTCCGTGGTTCGCTGGGGAGAAGGCACACGTGGTGGTGATTGTTCCCCAGGAGGTCTCGGGGAGGTCATTTGTATTGCAGCGTCCGTGGAGACGGATGAAGCCAGCGCAGGTGGTGCCGCCGCGTAATCCTTGGGGGTAG
- a CDS encoding HAD family hydrolase has product MVVSLGAGAARPSLIATDLDGTLLDERGRVSVRTKRALQGVWEAGIRTVFVTARPPRWLVPLEEAVDGHGVVICANGAFVYQVADRQMLWSRGIDCALVVQLASELRSLLPRAGFAAERTTGAYVDEVFAELASGDALAVSAGDGLCVYEQVGPIDEVDGVVGKLLVRAAVLERPGACEEVIGQIARLVGSRAQVAFSGALGLAEIGPAGVTKASTLAQWCAQEGISPEQVWAFGDMPNDLPMLEWAGRSFAVANAHPSVRALAHTTVGAHDADGVAEVLESLVR; this is encoded by the coding sequence GTGGTGGTTTCTTTGGGCGCGGGGGCTGCTCGGCCCTCTTTGATTGCAACAGATTTGGATGGCACCTTGCTGGATGAGCGGGGTCGGGTGTCTGTGCGTACAAAAAGGGCGTTGCAGGGGGTGTGGGAGGCGGGGATACGCACGGTGTTTGTGACTGCTCGTCCTCCTCGGTGGTTGGTGCCGTTGGAGGAGGCAGTTGATGGGCACGGGGTGGTGATCTGCGCTAATGGTGCGTTTGTGTATCAGGTCGCGGATCGGCAGATGTTGTGGTCGCGCGGTATTGATTGTGCGTTGGTGGTGCAGTTGGCTTCTGAATTGCGGTCATTGTTGCCGCGGGCGGGTTTTGCTGCTGAGCGCACGACGGGTGCGTATGTGGATGAGGTGTTTGCTGAGCTGGCTTCGGGTGATGCGTTGGCTGTCAGCGCGGGGGATGGGTTGTGTGTGTATGAGCAGGTGGGTCCGATTGATGAGGTGGATGGGGTGGTGGGCAAGTTGTTGGTGAGGGCGGCTGTGTTGGAGCGCCCTGGGGCGTGTGAGGAGGTGATCGGCCAGATTGCACGGTTGGTGGGCTCTCGTGCGCAGGTGGCGTTTTCGGGTGCGTTGGGGTTGGCTGAGATTGGGCCTGCAGGGGTGACGAAGGCTTCTACGTTGGCGCAGTGGTGCGCGCAGGAGGGGATTTCGCCTGAGCAGGTGTGGGCGTTCGGGGATATGCCGAATGATTTACCGATGTTGGAGTGGGCTGGGCGCTCGTTCGCGGTAGCGAATGCGCATCCAAGTGTGCGGGCGTTGGCGCACACGACGGTGGGTGCTCATGATGCCGATGGGGTGGCTGAGGTGTTGGAGTCGCTGGTGCGGTGA
- a CDS encoding serine hydrolase domain-containing protein: MPSRLDLTAALAELPVNSAAAAVIGPEGIINISDTGERYNWASVTKIVSACTILDACMEGLVSLNDPLGPEGSTLGHLLAHTSGYTFDSTKTIAKPGIHRVYSNINTDVAAQHLAEVTGTSFTEHVHDRVLDLLDMDGARLEGPASRGMTSTISDLATLAAELLTPKLLLPEVVRLASTPTYPELDGVLPGFGRQRPNLWGYGCEIRGHKTPHWTAPGNSPSTFGHFGMSGSFCWIDPDAQLGCVFLCDRDFGTWASDSWPSFSQKVLDAYA, translated from the coding sequence ATGCCCAGCCGCCTCGACCTGACCGCCGCGCTTGCCGAACTGCCCGTCAACTCGGCTGCGGCCGCGGTCATCGGCCCCGAAGGCATCATCAACATCAGCGACACCGGCGAACGCTACAACTGGGCTTCCGTCACCAAAATCGTTTCCGCCTGCACCATCCTCGACGCCTGCATGGAAGGACTCGTATCCCTCAACGACCCTCTCGGCCCTGAAGGCTCCACCCTCGGTCATCTCCTGGCACACACCTCGGGATACACCTTCGACTCCACCAAAACCATCGCCAAACCCGGCATCCACCGCGTCTACTCCAACATCAACACCGATGTTGCCGCCCAGCACCTCGCCGAGGTCACCGGCACCAGCTTCACCGAACACGTCCACGACCGCGTCTTGGACCTTCTGGACATGGACGGCGCCCGCCTCGAAGGACCAGCCTCCCGCGGCATGACCAGCACTATCAGTGACCTGGCCACACTCGCCGCCGAACTACTGACCCCCAAGCTCCTCCTACCCGAAGTCGTGCGACTAGCCTCCACCCCCACCTACCCCGAACTGGACGGAGTACTCCCCGGATTCGGTCGGCAACGCCCCAACCTGTGGGGATACGGCTGCGAAATCCGCGGCCACAAAACCCCCCACTGGACAGCACCAGGCAACTCCCCAAGCACCTTCGGACACTTCGGCATGTCCGGCAGCTTCTGCTGGATCGACCCCGATGCCCAACTCGGATGTGTTTTCCTCTGCGACCGTGACTTTGGCACCTGGGCCAGCGACTCCTGGCCCTCTTTCTCACAAAAAGTTCTCGACGCCTACGCCTAA